In Arsenicicoccus dermatophilus, a genomic segment contains:
- the rpsB gene encoding 30S ribosomal protein S2, whose translation MAVVTMRQLLESGVHFGHQTRRWNPKMKRFILTERNGIYIIDLQQSLTYINDAFEFVKATVAHGGTVLFVGTKKQAQEPVAEQATRVGMPYVNHRWLGGMLTNFQTVSKRLTRLKELEEIDFDDVAGSGRTKKELLVLKREKDKLEKTLGGIRNMAKVPSAVWIVDTKKEHLAVDEARKLGLPVIAILDTNCDPDEVDYKIPGNDDAIRSVTLLTRVIADAVAEGLVARSSGRSSSEESTGAEPLAEWERELYAEAAAEQPAAPAEAPAEQATTEADATPAPQA comes from the coding sequence ATGGCCGTCGTCACCATGCGCCAGCTCCTCGAGAGCGGCGTCCACTTCGGGCACCAGACCCGTCGCTGGAACCCCAAGATGAAGCGCTTCATCCTCACCGAGCGCAACGGCATCTACATCATCGACCTGCAGCAGTCGCTGACCTACATCAACGACGCCTTCGAGTTCGTCAAGGCCACCGTCGCCCACGGCGGCACGGTGCTCTTCGTCGGCACCAAGAAGCAGGCCCAGGAGCCGGTCGCCGAGCAGGCCACCCGCGTGGGGATGCCCTACGTCAACCACCGTTGGCTCGGCGGCATGCTGACCAACTTCCAGACGGTCTCCAAGCGCCTCACGCGCCTCAAGGAGCTCGAGGAGATCGACTTCGACGACGTGGCCGGCTCCGGTCGCACCAAGAAGGAGCTCCTCGTCCTCAAGCGCGAGAAGGACAAGCTCGAGAAGACCCTCGGCGGCATCCGGAACATGGCCAAGGTCCCCTCGGCCGTGTGGATCGTCGACACCAAGAAGGAGCACCTCGCCGTCGACGAGGCGCGCAAGCTGGGCCTGCCGGTCATCGCGATCCTGGACACCAACTGCGACCCCGACGAGGTCGACTACAAGATCCCGGGCAACGACGACGCCATCCGCTCGGTCACCCTGCTGACCCGCGTGATCGCCGACGCCGTCGCCGAGGGCCTGGTCGCCCGCTCCTCCGGCCGCTCGTCGAGCGAGGAGTCCACCGGCGCCGAGCCGCTGGCCGAGTGGGAGCGCGAGCTCTACGCCGAGGCCGCCGCCGAGCAGCCCGCAGCACCCGCCGAGGCCCCCGCCGAGCAGGCCACCACCGAGGCCGACGCGACTCCGGCCCCGCAGGCCTGA
- the dprA gene encoding DNA-processing protein DprA: MTPGRLPQDDRAARALWSRVAEPCDRRVLALLDSCRGDHADALEALAASRDARHQPLQARLRDADPARDLDLAERCGARLVVPGDAEWPSGLDDLGRLAPACLWVRGPAPLHLALRRSVALVGSRAATAYGEHVARELAVGLVGRAFGVVSGAAFGIDAAAHRGALGSDGTTVAVLAGGVDRPYPAAHARLLELVAETGAVVSEVPPACAPTRSRFLQRNRLIAALTDGAVVIEAGYRSGALSTLRHAVSLGRPVGAVPGPVTSAASAGCHQAIRDGAALLVTDAAEVAELCGRMGEDLAPEPRGPESERDQLAPVDQALLDALPYARGRALEGVARRAGLPLAEARAAFGRLVMRDLAETDEGLCRLSGRVRSERLQAGRRRRELVEARAADGEVDAPRLDLAP, translated from the coding sequence ATGACCCCGGGTCGGCTCCCGCAGGACGACCGGGCCGCGCGGGCGCTGTGGAGCCGCGTGGCCGAGCCCTGTGACCGCCGCGTGCTCGCGCTGCTCGACTCCTGCCGCGGGGATCACGCCGATGCGCTGGAGGCGCTGGCTGCCAGCCGGGACGCGCGCCACCAGCCCCTGCAGGCCAGGCTGCGCGACGCCGACCCGGCGCGCGACCTCGACCTCGCCGAGCGGTGCGGGGCCCGACTCGTCGTCCCCGGCGACGCCGAGTGGCCCTCGGGGCTGGACGACCTGGGGCGGCTCGCCCCCGCCTGCCTGTGGGTGCGGGGTCCCGCCCCGCTGCACCTGGCGCTGCGCCGGTCGGTGGCGCTCGTCGGGTCGCGGGCGGCCACGGCGTACGGCGAGCACGTGGCGCGCGAGCTGGCCGTGGGCCTGGTGGGGAGGGCCTTCGGCGTGGTGTCGGGTGCAGCCTTCGGCATCGACGCGGCGGCCCACCGCGGCGCCCTCGGGTCGGACGGGACGACGGTGGCGGTGCTGGCCGGCGGAGTCGACCGGCCCTATCCGGCGGCCCATGCCCGGCTGCTCGAGCTGGTGGCCGAGACCGGCGCGGTGGTCAGCGAGGTGCCCCCGGCGTGCGCCCCGACCCGCTCGCGGTTCTTGCAGCGCAACCGGCTCATCGCGGCCCTGACCGACGGCGCCGTCGTGATCGAGGCGGGTTATCGCAGCGGCGCCTTGAGCACCCTGCGCCACGCGGTCTCGCTGGGGCGACCCGTCGGTGCCGTGCCGGGCCCGGTCACCTCCGCGGCGAGCGCCGGGTGCCACCAGGCGATCCGGGACGGAGCCGCCCTGCTCGTGACCGACGCGGCCGAGGTCGCGGAGCTGTGCGGGCGGATGGGGGAGGACCTGGCTCCCGAGCCTCGCGGGCCGGAGTCCGAGCGGGACCAGCTGGCTCCTGTCGACCAGGCCCTCCTGGATGCCCTGCCGTACGCCCGGGGCAGGGCGCTGGAGGGCGTGGCCCGGCGAGCCGGTCTGCCGCTCGCCGAGGCTCGGGCCGCCTTCGGTCGGCTCGTGATGCGCGACCTCGCCGAGACCGACGAGGGCCTGTGCCGGCTGAGCGGCCGGGTGCGGTCCGAGCGGCTGCAGGCGGGCCGGCGCCGCCGTGAGCTCGTCGAGGCCCGGGCCGCGGACGGCGAGGTCGACGCGCCTCGCCTGGACCTCGCCCCCTGA
- a CDS encoding tyrosine recombinase XerC has product MAPDPLDEFARHLLVERARSEHTVRAYVADLRHLDGYAREVGAGGLLALALPDLRAWLARHAEAGAARSTVARRAAAARSFYAWATRRGLVTEDPAARLAAPRRRRTLPEVLDRGHAQAMLDAAAAPREQPDDPLRLRDLAMLELLYATGVRVSELVGLDVDDVDPASRTARVLGKGAKERTVPYGVPAERSLAAWLERGRPQLVTDASGPALFLGRRGRRVDPRQVREVVHRAVAQVEGAGDLGPHGLRHSAATHLLDGGADLRVVQELLGHANLSTTQIYTHVSVDRLRRAYQQAHPRA; this is encoded by the coding sequence ATGGCGCCCGACCCCCTGGACGAGTTCGCCCGGCACCTGCTCGTGGAGCGCGCCCGCTCGGAGCACACCGTGCGGGCCTATGTCGCAGACCTGCGGCACCTGGACGGCTATGCCCGGGAGGTGGGGGCCGGCGGTCTGCTCGCGCTCGCGCTGCCGGACCTGCGCGCCTGGCTCGCCCGGCACGCCGAGGCGGGCGCGGCGCGCTCCACGGTCGCCCGTCGTGCGGCGGCGGCGCGGTCCTTCTACGCCTGGGCCACCCGCCGCGGGCTCGTCACCGAGGACCCGGCCGCTCGGCTCGCGGCGCCTCGTCGTCGGCGAACCCTCCCGGAGGTGCTCGACCGGGGTCACGCGCAGGCCATGCTCGACGCGGCGGCCGCGCCCCGGGAGCAGCCCGACGACCCGCTCCGGCTCCGGGACCTGGCGATGCTGGAGCTGCTCTACGCCACCGGGGTCCGCGTGAGCGAGCTCGTCGGCCTGGACGTCGACGACGTCGACCCCGCGTCCCGGACCGCCCGGGTCCTGGGAAAGGGTGCCAAGGAGCGCACGGTGCCCTACGGGGTCCCCGCCGAGCGGTCGCTGGCGGCCTGGCTCGAGCGGGGCCGCCCACAGCTGGTGACTGACGCGAGCGGGCCGGCGTTGTTCCTCGGGCGCCGGGGCCGCCGGGTGGATCCGCGCCAGGTCCGGGAGGTGGTGCACCGGGCGGTCGCCCAGGTGGAAGGCGCGGGCGACCTGGGCCCGCACGGCCTGCGGCACAGCGCTGCCACCCACCTGCTCGACGGGGGGGCGGACCTGCGGGTCGTGCAGGAGCTGCTGGGCCATGCGAACCTGTCGACCACGCAGATCTACACGCACGTGTCCGTCGATCGGCTGCGACGGGCCTACCAGCAGGCGCACCCCCGCGCCTGA
- the tsf gene encoding translation elongation factor Ts, which yields MANYTAADIKALREKTGAGMLDVKKALDEADGDQARATEILRVKGLKGVTKREGRATSNGLVRAHVDGGVGTLVEVLCETDFVAKGDKFGQLADTVLQAAVDAKAADAATLLAHTVDGKTVKELLDEANATIGEKIEVKRVARLEGEKVTSYLHKTSPDLPAQIGVLLVTEGGDESVAHDVALHIAAFSPNVLSREDIDAETVANERRIAEETAKEEGKPEAALPKIVEGRVNGFFKENVLLEQAFAKDAKKTVGKVLEEGGATAKSFVRYRVGS from the coding sequence ATGGCTAACTACACCGCTGCTGACATCAAGGCGCTCCGCGAGAAGACCGGCGCCGGCATGCTCGACGTCAAGAAGGCCCTGGACGAGGCCGACGGCGACCAGGCTCGCGCCACCGAGATCCTGCGCGTCAAGGGCCTCAAGGGCGTCACCAAGCGCGAGGGTCGCGCGACCTCCAACGGTCTGGTCCGCGCCCACGTCGACGGTGGCGTCGGCACCCTGGTCGAGGTCCTCTGCGAGACCGACTTCGTCGCCAAGGGCGACAAGTTCGGCCAGCTGGCCGACACCGTCCTGCAGGCCGCCGTGGACGCCAAGGCCGCGGACGCCGCGACCCTGCTCGCCCACACCGTCGACGGCAAGACCGTCAAGGAGCTGCTGGACGAGGCCAACGCCACCATCGGCGAGAAGATCGAGGTCAAGCGGGTCGCCCGCCTCGAGGGCGAGAAGGTCACGTCCTACCTGCACAAGACCAGCCCCGACCTGCCCGCGCAGATCGGTGTCCTGCTGGTGACCGAGGGCGGCGACGAGTCCGTGGCCCACGACGTGGCGCTGCACATCGCCGCGTTCTCCCCGAACGTCCTGTCCCGCGAGGACATCGACGCCGAGACGGTCGCCAACGAGCGCCGCATCGCCGAGGAGACGGCGAAGGAGGAGGGCAAGCCCGAGGCGGCCCTGCCCAAGATCGTCGAGGGCCGCGTCAACGGCTTCTTCAAGGAAAACGTCCTGCTCGAGCAGGCCTTCGCCAAGGACGCCAAGAAGACCGTCGGCAAGGTCCTGGAGGAGGGCGGCGCCACGGCGAAGTCCTTCGTCCGCTACCGCGTCGGCAGCTGA
- a CDS encoding YraN family protein codes for MGAGTGPARHRAVGEYGEKVAARHLEACGLRVVDRNWRCDLGEVDIVAVAPGEPPTLVVCEVKTRTSTAFGGPLDQVTLRKAARLRRLAVRWLQAHPEVTSPHVRVDVVGVTVPRTGAAQVEHLEAVLS; via the coding sequence ATGGGTGCTGGGACGGGGCCTGCGCGGCATCGCGCGGTCGGTGAGTATGGCGAGAAGGTGGCGGCGCGCCACCTGGAGGCGTGCGGCCTGCGGGTGGTGGACCGCAACTGGCGGTGCGACCTGGGCGAGGTCGACATCGTGGCGGTGGCCCCCGGCGAGCCGCCGACCCTGGTGGTGTGCGAGGTCAAGACCCGCACGTCGACAGCCTTCGGCGGGCCGCTCGACCAGGTGACCCTGCGCAAGGCCGCCCGCCTGCGGCGGCTCGCCGTCCGCTGGCTGCAGGCGCATCCCGAGGTCACGTCTCCGCACGTGCGCGTGGACGTGGTCGGGGTGACGGTGCCTCGGACGGGTGCGGCGCAGGTCGAGCACCTCGAGGCGGTGCTGTCGTGA
- a CDS encoding ribonuclease HII, which yields MTGTGAAPLAHPPRRVTAGATTTRPTLRLERSLLRELPEGRRVIAAVDEVGRGALAGPVSVGVVLVHEQVGAAPTGVRDSKLLTAAARERLVPRLRRWAPAYGVGHASPAEIDEHGIMAGLRLAARRALDRTTAAGLIPTLVLLDGNHDWFTEPDRVGLLGAWDDEVLPVRTMVKADVRCSSVAAASVLAKVERDAIMVGLAASGDVAEDYGFADNKGYAAPGHLDALSRLGPTVHHRRSWRLPGVLPQGGVMEDDGGPARVPDVDDEEEQGR from the coding sequence GTGACCGGCACCGGCGCCGCTCCGCTCGCCCACCCGCCCCGTCGGGTCACGGCGGGAGCGACGACGACCCGGCCGACGCTGCGGCTGGAACGCTCTCTGCTGCGCGAGCTTCCCGAGGGGCGCCGGGTGATCGCCGCGGTGGACGAGGTGGGCCGGGGCGCGCTCGCCGGGCCCGTGAGCGTCGGGGTCGTCCTGGTCCACGAGCAGGTCGGCGCCGCGCCGACCGGCGTGCGGGACTCCAAGCTCCTGACGGCCGCCGCCCGCGAGCGCCTCGTGCCCCGGCTGCGGCGCTGGGCGCCGGCATACGGCGTGGGCCATGCCTCGCCGGCCGAGATCGACGAGCACGGGATCATGGCCGGGCTCCGCCTTGCTGCGAGGCGCGCGCTCGACCGCACCACGGCTGCGGGGCTGATACCCACGCTGGTCCTGCTGGACGGCAACCACGACTGGTTCACCGAGCCGGACCGGGTGGGCCTGCTGGGTGCCTGGGACGACGAGGTCCTCCCGGTCCGGACGATGGTCAAGGCGGACGTGCGGTGCTCGTCGGTGGCCGCCGCGAGTGTGCTGGCCAAGGTCGAGCGGGACGCGATCATGGTCGGTCTCGCGGCGTCCGGGGACGTGGCCGAGGACTACGGCTTCGCCGACAACAAGGGCTACGCCGCCCCCGGGCACCTGGACGCGCTGTCGCGGCTGGGGCCCACCGTGCACCACCGGCGCTCCTGGCGGCTGCCGGGCGTGCTGCCGCAGGGTGGTGTGATGGAGGATGATGGGGGGCCGGCCCGCGTGCCGGACGTCGACGACGAGGAAGAGCAGGGGCGATGA
- a CDS encoding aminotransferase class I/II-fold pyridoxal phosphate-dependent enzyme, which translates to MPLPQHPALASFGTTIFAEMTGLAQEHDAVNLGQGFRDEDGPGEMLEAAARAIHEGANQYPPAAGLPVLREAIAEHQRRWYGLDLDPTDQVQVTVGATEAVAVCLLTLVRPGDEVVVIEPAYDSYAACIALAGGVARPVTLRFPDFRLDPQELRAAFTSRTRVVLVNSPHNPTGRVLDTTELQAIADLAQEHDAWVVSDEVYEHLTFDGVDHVPITTLPGMARRTITISSAGKTFSATGWKVGWLTGPPDAVAGIRQVKQFLTFAHAAPFQLGVAAALALPDERVQEVASRLQRRRDLLVTGLRDAGLPVSMPAGTYFVVADLAPLGWRDAARDARTMAQDLGVVGIPVAVFHSDDHEARTLARFAFCKQEPVLQEAVRRLTRRGPGARELLPAQG; encoded by the coding sequence ATGCCGCTCCCCCAGCACCCGGCCCTCGCATCCTTCGGCACCACGATCTTCGCCGAGATGACGGGCCTCGCCCAGGAGCACGACGCCGTCAACCTCGGTCAGGGCTTCCGGGACGAGGACGGTCCTGGCGAGATGCTCGAGGCCGCCGCCCGCGCCATCCACGAGGGGGCCAACCAGTACCCGCCCGCGGCCGGTCTGCCGGTGCTGCGGGAGGCGATCGCCGAGCACCAACGACGGTGGTACGGGCTGGACCTCGACCCGACCGACCAGGTGCAGGTCACGGTCGGGGCCACCGAGGCGGTCGCCGTCTGCCTGCTCACGCTGGTCCGCCCGGGCGACGAGGTGGTCGTCATCGAGCCGGCCTACGACTCCTACGCCGCCTGCATCGCCCTGGCCGGCGGGGTGGCGCGCCCGGTGACGCTGCGCTTCCCCGACTTCCGGCTGGACCCGCAGGAGCTGCGCGCGGCCTTCACGTCCCGCACCCGCGTCGTGCTCGTGAACTCCCCGCACAACCCCACCGGGCGGGTCCTGGACACCACCGAGCTGCAGGCGATCGCCGACCTCGCGCAGGAGCACGACGCCTGGGTCGTCTCCGACGAGGTCTACGAGCACCTCACCTTCGACGGTGTCGATCACGTCCCGATCACCACCCTGCCCGGCATGGCACGACGGACCATCACCATCTCGTCGGCGGGCAAGACCTTCTCCGCCACCGGGTGGAAGGTCGGCTGGCTCACCGGGCCCCCCGACGCCGTCGCCGGCATCCGCCAGGTCAAGCAGTTCCTCACCTTCGCCCACGCCGCGCCCTTCCAGCTGGGCGTCGCCGCCGCCCTCGCCCTGCCCGACGAGCGCGTCCAGGAGGTCGCCTCCCGTCTGCAGCGGCGCCGGGACCTGCTGGTCACCGGGCTGCGCGACGCGGGCCTGCCCGTCAGCATGCCTGCGGGGACCTACTTCGTGGTGGCCGACCTCGCCCCGCTCGGCTGGCGCGACGCCGCCCGGGACGCCCGCACGATGGCGCAGGACCTCGGCGTCGTGGGCATCCCGGTGGCGGTCTTCCACAGCGACGACCACGAGGCCCGGACCCTCGCCAGGTTCGCCTTCTGCAAGCAGGAGCCGGTCCTGCAGGAGGCGGTGCGCCGCCTCACCCGACGAGGGCCGGGCGCCCGCGAGCTGCTGCCGGCTCAGGGATAG
- a CDS encoding YifB family Mg chelatase-like AAA ATPase, whose amino-acid sequence MSIGLTRGVTLDGLEGLVVDVEADASPGLPALTVTGLADATVGEAKDRIRAATANAGVPLPSRRLTVNLSPAWRPKAGSSLDLPMAIALLAADGQVPRRVTETVHLGELSLDGSIKAVRGVLPAVRAAVSEGRTRVVVPAANLREAALVEGADVRGAWHLAEVVAFHRGQGTLTTGADEEEPMPNEAPDLADVVGQTQARFALEVAAAGGHHLLLCGPPGAGKTMLAERLPGLLPLLPDDHALEVTAIQSVMSADAAPLGLVRRPPYRAVHHGASMASLVGGGMGHPVPGAVTAAHRGVLFLDEAPEFATNVLNGLRQPLEAGCVTVGRARRTTTFPARFQLVLAANPCPCGRAVGKGLACDCTPLQRRTYLSRLSGPLLDRIDLRLTVPAVTSLHRVDTEPEPSAAVAGRVARARAAAADRAAGEPWRTNGEVPGRALQHGAWQIPGPALRSLDAALERGALTLRGYDRMRRVAWTIADLAGHDVPTRDDVDQALTLRQAEGMAA is encoded by the coding sequence GTGAGCATCGGCCTGACCCGCGGAGTCACGCTGGACGGGCTGGAGGGGCTGGTCGTCGACGTCGAGGCGGACGCCAGCCCGGGGCTGCCCGCCCTGACGGTGACCGGGCTGGCCGACGCGACCGTCGGCGAGGCCAAGGACCGGATCCGCGCGGCCACCGCCAACGCCGGCGTGCCGCTCCCCAGCCGGCGGCTCACCGTCAACCTGTCTCCGGCCTGGCGACCGAAGGCCGGCTCCTCGCTCGACCTGCCCATGGCCATCGCCCTGCTGGCGGCCGACGGCCAGGTCCCGCGTCGGGTGACCGAGACCGTGCACCTGGGCGAGCTGTCGCTGGACGGCAGCATCAAGGCCGTCCGAGGCGTGCTGCCGGCGGTGCGGGCTGCGGTGTCCGAGGGCCGCACCCGGGTCGTCGTGCCGGCGGCGAACCTGAGGGAGGCGGCGCTCGTGGAGGGTGCCGACGTGCGTGGTGCCTGGCACCTGGCCGAGGTGGTGGCCTTCCACCGGGGGCAGGGGACCCTGACGACCGGGGCGGACGAGGAGGAGCCGATGCCGAACGAAGCGCCGGACCTCGCCGACGTCGTGGGGCAGACCCAGGCGCGGTTCGCCCTCGAGGTCGCAGCCGCCGGGGGTCATCACCTGCTCCTGTGCGGGCCGCCGGGAGCCGGGAAGACCATGCTCGCCGAGCGCCTCCCGGGGCTCCTGCCACTCCTCCCCGACGACCACGCCCTCGAGGTCACCGCCATCCAGTCGGTCATGAGCGCGGACGCGGCCCCGCTGGGGCTGGTGCGCCGGCCGCCCTACCGTGCCGTCCATCACGGAGCCTCGATGGCCTCGCTCGTGGGGGGCGGGATGGGGCACCCGGTGCCGGGGGCGGTCACGGCGGCGCACCGTGGGGTGCTCTTCCTGGACGAGGCCCCCGAGTTCGCGACCAATGTCCTCAACGGCCTGCGCCAGCCGCTGGAGGCGGGGTGCGTGACGGTGGGTCGGGCACGCCGCACCACCACCTTCCCGGCACGCTTCCAGCTCGTCCTCGCCGCCAATCCCTGCCCCTGCGGCCGGGCCGTCGGCAAGGGTCTGGCCTGCGACTGCACGCCGCTGCAGCGACGCACCTATCTGTCGCGCCTGTCCGGGCCCCTGCTGGACCGCATCGACCTGCGGCTCACGGTGCCGGCGGTGACCAGCCTGCACCGGGTCGACACCGAGCCGGAGCCGAGCGCCGCCGTCGCGGGGCGGGTCGCCCGGGCACGGGCGGCTGCCGCGGACCGCGCGGCCGGCGAGCCCTGGCGCACCAACGGCGAGGTGCCCGGGCGAGCCCTGCAGCACGGTGCCTGGCAGATCCCGGGGCCGGCGCTGCGCTCCCTGGACGCCGCCCTCGAGCGGGGGGCGCTGACCTTGCGGGGCTACGACCGGATGCGGCGCGTGGCGTGGACCATCGCGGACCTCGCCGGTCACGACGTGCCCACCCGCGACGACGTGGACCAGGCCCTGACCCTGCGCCAGGCCGAGGGGATGGCGGCATGA
- the pyrH gene encoding UMP kinase, with protein sequence MTAATTRPEPQAPDGNRGYQRVLLKLSGEVFGGGKVGLDPDVVRGIARQIAEAVRSGVQVCVVIGGGNFFRGAQLQEKGMDRSRADYIGMLGTVMNCLALQDFLEKEGIETRVQSAIEMTQVAEPYIPRRAMRHLDKGRVVIFGAGAGMPYFSTDTVSAQRALETRCDAVLIAKNGVDGVYDADPRTTPTAKRYDTLSYAEALSRNLKVVDAAAFSLCMDNKLPMIVFGMEGAGNVAAAVRGDRIGTLVTA encoded by the coding sequence ATGACCGCAGCCACCACCCGCCCCGAGCCCCAGGCGCCCGACGGGAACCGCGGCTATCAGCGCGTCCTGCTCAAGCTCTCGGGCGAGGTCTTCGGCGGCGGCAAGGTCGGTCTGGACCCGGACGTCGTGCGTGGCATCGCCCGACAGATCGCCGAGGCCGTGCGCAGCGGCGTGCAGGTCTGCGTGGTCATCGGCGGCGGCAACTTCTTCCGCGGCGCCCAGCTGCAGGAGAAGGGCATGGACCGCTCCCGCGCCGACTACATCGGCATGCTGGGCACCGTGATGAACTGCCTGGCGCTGCAGGACTTCCTGGAGAAGGAAGGCATCGAGACGCGGGTCCAGAGCGCGATCGAGATGACCCAGGTCGCCGAGCCTTACATCCCGCGCCGCGCGATGCGACACCTGGACAAGGGCCGGGTCGTGATCTTCGGCGCCGGCGCCGGCATGCCGTACTTCTCCACCGACACGGTCAGCGCCCAGCGGGCCCTGGAGACCCGGTGCGACGCCGTCCTGATCGCCAAGAACGGCGTCGACGGGGTGTACGACGCCGACCCGCGCACCACGCCGACGGCCAAGCGCTATGACACGCTGTCCTACGCCGAGGCGCTCTCGCGCAACCTCAAGGTCGTCGACGCGGCGGCCTTCAGCCTGTGCATGGACAACAAGCTGCCGATGATCGTCTTCGGGATGGAGGGCGCGGGCAACGTCGCCGCCGCCGTCCGCGGGGACCGCATCGGCACGCTCGTCACCGCCTGA
- a CDS encoding DUF2469 domain-containing protein — protein sequence MSAEDLERYETEMELALYREYRDVVGLFSHVVETERRFYLCNSVDVRVRSDGGEVYFDVTMSDAWVWDVYRPARFVKNVRVVTFKDVNVEELAKSELDLAKDPGFPR from the coding sequence ATGAGCGCAGAGGACCTGGAGCGCTACGAGACCGAGATGGAGCTGGCGCTGTATCGCGAGTATCGCGACGTCGTCGGCCTCTTCTCGCACGTCGTGGAGACCGAGCGGCGGTTCTACCTGTGCAACTCGGTGGACGTGCGGGTCCGTTCGGACGGCGGCGAGGTCTACTTCGACGTCACCATGTCCGACGCCTGGGTGTGGGACGTCTACCGCCCGGCCCGGTTCGTCAAGAACGTGCGGGTCGTGACCTTCAAGGACGTCAACGTCGAGGAGCTCGCCAAGTCCGAGCTGGACCTCGCCAAGGACCCCGGCTTCCCGCGCTGA
- a CDS encoding DUF3152 domain-containing protein, with protein sequence MRESRHQVPSHGRHEGLPPVHRSGRRWSTRRRRRFLRTLAVTLVLLVGVLGAWTLRPRPANQAAAPAPSTSSPVPAPPSPTTASSRATPAPSTPTPTKGADDDQGGSHGVYGDISPHVPQHGRGTFTTLASRSAPSTAPGRVVTYSIAVEDGLPQDAEAFATAVAATLLDPRGWQGADHVRWVGLSPQQVAAGIRPQIRVALASPGTVDAGCRPLRTNSVVSCFNDGTAWINAQRWVTGAYTYGKDLARYRIYLINHEVGHGLGHGHVGCPGPGRPAPVMLQQTKTLQGCVAWPYP encoded by the coding sequence GTGCGCGAGTCTCGACATCAGGTGCCCAGCCACGGCCGGCACGAGGGGCTCCCGCCGGTCCACCGGTCCGGTCGGCGGTGGAGCACCCGCCGGCGCCGCCGCTTCCTGCGAACCCTGGCGGTCACGCTCGTCCTGCTCGTCGGCGTGCTGGGGGCATGGACCCTGCGGCCTCGCCCGGCGAACCAGGCAGCCGCTCCCGCCCCGAGCACCTCGTCGCCCGTCCCCGCACCACCGTCTCCCACGACCGCGTCCTCCCGGGCCACCCCCGCTCCCTCGACCCCGACCCCGACCAAGGGCGCCGACGACGACCAGGGCGGCTCCCACGGGGTGTATGGCGACATCTCGCCCCACGTCCCGCAGCACGGCCGGGGCACGTTCACGACGCTGGCGAGCCGCAGCGCACCGTCGACCGCTCCGGGGCGCGTCGTGACCTACTCGATCGCCGTGGAGGACGGGCTGCCGCAGGACGCCGAGGCGTTCGCGACCGCGGTGGCCGCCACCCTGCTGGACCCGCGGGGATGGCAGGGGGCCGACCACGTGCGGTGGGTCGGTCTGTCCCCCCAGCAGGTGGCAGCCGGGATCCGGCCGCAGATCCGCGTGGCCCTCGCCAGCCCGGGGACCGTGGACGCGGGCTGTCGACCGCTGCGGACGAACAGCGTCGTCTCGTGCTTCAACGACGGAACGGCCTGGATCAACGCCCAGCGCTGGGTGACAGGGGCCTACACCTACGGCAAGGACCTCGCGCGCTACCGCATCTATCTCATCAACCACGAGGTGGGGCACGGCCTGGGCCACGGGCACGTCGGCTGTCCGGGCCCGGGACGGCCGGCGCCGGTGATGCTGCAGCAGACCAAGACCCTGCAGGGCTGCGTGGCCTGGCCCTATCCCTGA
- a CDS encoding peptidoglycan DD-metalloendopeptidase family protein yields the protein MPIPAPLLTILPLVLGLAPLVAPARTADPGTSLPTPPVAATAPAPPVARTRWVSPVTPPVVLHPFVAPAHRWSPGHRGVDLALPVDGQVRAAGAGVVAFAGKVAGRPVVAVDHTGIRTTYESVRPVVSVGRTVAAGELLGTLAGPGHCPQGCLHWGALQGENYLDPMSLLAPPEIVLLPLR from the coding sequence ATGCCGATCCCCGCTCCCCTGCTCACGATCCTCCCCCTCGTCCTCGGGCTGGCTCCGCTGGTAGCGCCCGCCCGCACCGCCGACCCGGGCACTTCCTTGCCGACGCCGCCGGTGGCCGCCACCGCCCCCGCGCCCCCGGTGGCTCGGACGAGATGGGTGTCACCGGTGACGCCGCCGGTGGTGCTCCACCCCTTCGTCGCCCCGGCGCACCGGTGGTCGCCCGGTCATCGTGGCGTCGACCTGGCCCTGCCGGTCGACGGGCAGGTGCGTGCGGCGGGAGCCGGCGTCGTGGCCTTCGCGGGGAAGGTGGCGGGCCGTCCGGTGGTGGCGGTGGACCACACCGGGATCCGGACGACCTACGAGTCCGTCCGGCCGGTGGTGTCGGTCGGACGGACCGTGGCGGCCGGAGAGCTCCTCGGCACGCTGGCCGGGCCCGGGCACTGCCCGCAGGGGTGCCTGCACTGGGGTGCGCTCCAGGGCGAGAACTATCTCGACCCGATGAGCCTGCTGGCGCCGCCGGAGATCGTGCTGCTCCCCCTGCGGTGA